A stretch of the Candidatus Cloacimonas sp. genome encodes the following:
- a CDS encoding choice-of-anchor J domain-containing protein has translation MKTQVNKLLLLLIFSVTAIAAFSTVSEYTFASALGTFTEISGGTIHGTSANNDECFLAIPLGFTFTYNGVDYTTISIASNGFIAMGDTVLTSTVPISSGTSTNNIIAVLSRDIKSRAEGTLMSLSSGAAPNRVFTIQWKNWRRTPTATANDDFTFQLQLQENGNKVVFIYGPFTAVTSATAATIQVGLRGNSNSDFNNRTTTTDWSATIAGTANNNTCTLSATVFPANGLTYTFTPPVTGEPPLAAQNPHPANGAINVPIATNLSWNSGGGVVEGYKVYFGTDNPPTNIANGVTQTATIYDPANDFTYSTNYYWKIVPYNQFGDAVNCPIWSFTVLADPTVTTYPYVENFDTIIPPDLALGWTAINANNDAYTWQSYNANGNTAPNSMRMRYNTLVAMDDWLITPPLVFTDTHNYKIKFYYCSGSTTFAEKLSVYWGTTPAAASMTNLLWENLNIINTAYETAEIIMPAVTGGTYYIGFHGHSDADRFYLYMDTFSVADIVEQLNPPQNLTATIQNYYNVNLTWQAPVSTFGTRDLLGYKVYRGGNLINTISNPATLSYTDMDLEVGTHSYTVTAFYTTGESVHAGPVNVEIVAPLDPPLNLTGTVQNNTDVFLDWDAPGVIPPPTGFNDGFESYANFSINFAPWTLVDVDLSATYGMQNISWTNAYAAQAYIIFNPSATTPAVTDLAAHTGSKMAACFAATTPPNNDWMITPQLSITSGNVLKFWAKSYTNQFGLERFKVGVSTTGTAPANFTIISGASYIQAPIDWTEYTYDLNAYVGQNVYIGIQCVSNDAFIFLVDDVFVGTATKAKDYPYVATVPGTIERVKGVPAPVKEQPKNAERSLVGYKVYRNGTLISTISNPATTDYTDLTLANGTYNYGVTALYSTGESVPATVSVTINYQPAPAFFTDDFESYANFVTSFAPWTTVDVDLATTYGITDVNFPGSAGAMAYIIFNPTATTPPLTTLTAHSGSKMPASFAATTPPNNDWMISPRVFLGTGSYIKFYARSYTAQYGLERFKVGVSTNTQINPDNFQIVSGTNYVQAPVTWTEYNYDLSSYDNQNVYIGIQCVSNDAFIFFIDDVSIHGVNGYDNNDNYAPVVQTELKGNYPNPFNPETTISYSIKEHIPVNIEIYNIKGQKVKTLVNETKAPGNYTAVWKGLDDNNHPVSSGVYFFKMNAGKYSSTKKMIMMK, from the coding sequence ATGAAAACACAAGTTAACAAACTCCTTCTTCTACTGATATTTTCAGTAACAGCTATTGCTGCCTTTTCTACGGTTAGCGAATATACTTTTGCATCCGCATTAGGAACTTTTACTGAAATCAGTGGAGGAACAATTCACGGAACCAGTGCTAATAATGATGAATGTTTTTTAGCCATTCCACTGGGCTTTACTTTTACCTATAACGGTGTTGATTATACTACTATCAGCATCGCTTCCAACGGTTTTATCGCTATGGGTGATACTGTATTAACAAGTACTGTTCCGATTAGTTCTGGAACTTCTACAAACAATATTATTGCGGTTCTTTCCCGTGATATCAAATCCAGAGCAGAGGGAACTCTTATGTCTTTAAGCAGTGGCGCTGCACCCAATCGGGTTTTTACTATTCAATGGAAAAACTGGCGGAGAACTCCTACTGCTACAGCTAATGATGATTTTACTTTTCAACTTCAACTTCAGGAAAACGGTAATAAAGTGGTCTTTATTTATGGTCCCTTTACAGCTGTAACTTCTGCTACTGCTGCTACTATCCAGGTTGGCTTAAGAGGTAATTCCAATAGTGATTTTAATAATCGGACCACTACAACCGACTGGTCTGCTACTATAGCTGGAACTGCTAATAACAATACCTGCACTTTAAGTGCAACTGTCTTTCCTGCTAATGGATTAACTTACACCTTCACACCTCCAGTAACGGGTGAACCACCTTTGGCAGCTCAAAATCCTCATCCTGCTAATGGGGCTATTAATGTTCCCATAGCTACAAATCTCAGCTGGAATTCCGGAGGTGGAGTTGTTGAGGGTTATAAGGTTTATTTTGGCACAGATAATCCTCCTACCAATATAGCTAATGGAGTAACGCAAACGGCAACGATATATGATCCCGCTAATGATTTTACTTACAGCACTAACTATTACTGGAAAATCGTTCCCTATAATCAATTTGGCGATGCGGTTAATTGTCCTATTTGGAGCTTTACTGTTCTGGCAGATCCTACAGTAACAACCTATCCTTATGTAGAAAACTTTGATACAATTATTCCTCCTGATTTAGCTTTGGGGTGGACAGCTATCAATGCCAATAATGATGCTTATACTTGGCAGTCCTATAATGCCAATGGTAATACGGCTCCCAATTCTATGCGCATGCGTTATAATACTTTAGTGGCAATGGATGACTGGTTAATTACACCTCCTCTTGTCTTTACTGATACTCACAATTACAAAATAAAATTCTACTACTGCAGCGGAAGTACCACTTTTGCAGAAAAGCTTTCTGTTTATTGGGGAACAACTCCTGCAGCGGCAAGTATGACAAATCTGCTTTGGGAAAATTTGAACATCATCAATACTGCTTATGAAACGGCAGAAATTATTATGCCTGCAGTAACCGGTGGAACTTATTACATCGGTTTTCACGGTCATAGCGATGCCGATAGATTCTATCTCTATATGGATACTTTCAGCGTAGCGGATATAGTGGAACAGCTAAATCCTCCGCAAAACCTTACTGCTACAATTCAAAACTACTATAATGTGAATTTAACCTGGCAGGCACCTGTTTCCACTTTTGGCACCAGAGACCTTCTTGGTTATAAGGTCTATAGGGGTGGCAATTTAATTAATACTATTAGTAATCCTGCTACTCTTTCTTATACCGATATGGACTTGGAAGTGGGCACACACAGTTATACGGTTACTGCTTTTTATACTACCGGAGAATCGGTTCATGCAGGTCCTGTAAATGTAGAAATTGTTGCTCCGCTTGATCCGCCTCTGAATTTAACAGGCACAGTGCAGAATAATACGGATGTTTTCCTGGATTGGGATGCACCCGGGGTAATTCCTCCTCCTACAGGTTTTAATGATGGCTTTGAGAGTTACGCAAATTTCTCTATTAATTTTGCACCCTGGACTTTGGTAGATGTTGATTTAAGTGCCACTTATGGAATGCAAAATATATCTTGGACAAATGCTTATGCAGCTCAAGCATATATTATTTTCAATCCGAGTGCTACAACTCCTGCTGTAACGGATTTGGCAGCTCATACCGGAAGTAAAATGGCTGCCTGTTTTGCTGCTACTACTCCTCCTAATAATGATTGGATGATTACTCCTCAACTTTCTATTACTTCAGGTAATGTCTTAAAATTCTGGGCAAAAAGTTATACAAATCAATTTGGTTTGGAACGCTTCAAAGTTGGTGTTTCCACAACTGGAACAGCCCCGGCTAACTTTACCATTATTAGTGGAGCCAGCTATATTCAGGCACCTATTGATTGGACGGAATATACTTATGACCTAAACGCTTATGTAGGACAAAATGTTTATATTGGTATTCAATGCGTTTCCAATGATGCCTTCATTTTCCTGGTTGACGATGTATTTGTTGGAACTGCTACTAAGGCAAAAGATTACCCCTATGTTGCTACAGTTCCCGGAACGATTGAACGGGTAAAAGGTGTTCCTGCTCCTGTTAAGGAACAACCAAAGAATGCTGAGCGTTCCCTTGTGGGCTATAAGGTCTATCGTAATGGAACATTGATTTCTACTATTAGTAATCCTGCCACCACTGACTATACAGATCTTACCCTTGCCAACGGAACTTATAATTATGGCGTAACAGCACTTTATTCAACCGGGGAATCAGTTCCCGCTACTGTTAGCGTAACAATCAATTATCAGCCAGCTCCAGCGTTCTTTACAGATGATTTTGAAAGCTATGCTAATTTCGTTACTTCTTTTGCCCCCTGGACTACGGTTGATGTTGATCTTGCTACTACTTATGGAATAACGGATGTTAATTTTCCCGGTAGCGCCGGTGCGATGGCATACATTATTTTCAATCCGACTGCCACAACTCCTCCGTTAACAACATTAACTGCTCACAGCGGTTCTAAAATGCCTGCAAGCTTTGCTGCAACGACACCTCCCAATAATGATTGGATGATTAGTCCCCGGGTATTTTTAGGCACCGGTTCCTATATAAAATTCTATGCCAGAAGTTATACTGCCCAATATGGACTGGAACGGTTCAAAGTAGGCGTTTCTACTAATACCCAAATTAATCCTGATAACTTCCAAATTGTTTCCGGCACAAATTATGTGCAGGCACCTGTAACTTGGACTGAATATAATTATGACCTTTCCAGTTATGACAATCAGAATGTCTATATCGGAATTCAGTGTGTTTCCAACGATGCTTTCATCTTCTTTATTGATGATGTAAGCATTCACGGAGTAAATGGATATGATAATAATGATAATTATGCTCCTGTTGTTCAAACTGAACTGAAAGGGAATTATCCCAATCCGTTCAATCCGGAAACCACTATTTCCTATAGCATTAAAGAACATATTCCTGTAAATATTGAGAT